ATCAAAAACCACGGTGTACCCGTTGACCATCTGGAACGGCGTGACGGGGGTGTTGCACGTCACGCAGCGAACCGCCTGCTGCCCGATCCCCTCGACGTAGGTCTCCGGATAAAGGGTGCCGCAATTGGGGCAACGCGGGGCAGCGTAAGGGTCCCCAAGGTAATGACCTTCGACCCATCGATCGTGACCGGAAGCCGTCGCCGCCGAGGTGACGTTAACGTCGCGGATGCGCAGAACCACCGCATCCCCGGGCATGGCCCCCTCCACCGCAACCGGCCGGGTCACTTCATGGCCGCCCCGAATTCGGGGCGTAATCATCGGTCCCCAACAGCCGGGCGCCGTGTTGCCCACGATGGTCCCGCCCGCCCTTAACGGGCCGAGCATGGGTTGTGCCGGATCGAGAATACCATCGGTCAGCTCGGAAACGAGGACCGTTGCCTTCGCGCTGCTTTTGGCGCTGGAAGGAGTCATGATTAAATGCCTTTCGTTAGCGGTGGGGGTACGTCTATCGGCGCCTTGACCATGCACGAGCATCGGCGTCAGAGGGCTGGCTCCGTCACGAACCAGCCAGGGAATGTAGCGGGGTTCTTTACCGGTCTCAAGCAGCAGAGCCGGGTCGAACGGCCCCGGCGTTTCTCGCCTGGAACGGAAACGGCAAGTCGACGGCGGCCGCTTGATGCCTGTGATAACCTCTTGGCAAGGCGTCTAACAGTTCGCCGTTTCCCAGTTGCTCCCAACCGCGCGCACGCGCCTCCGTCACCGCGTGCTGACACACAGCCGCGCGACCGCGTCACGAGCGGTCGAGAAGAGGAGTGCAGCCGACGCGCCCCTGGCCCAGCATGCGCCCGGTCCGAAGATGTTCTCTGGTTTGCAACTGGAATTTTGGGCGCAGGTATGACGGTCAAGGTCGAGGGTAAACCGTCCATCCGCATTGATGCGCCTGAGAAGGGGGGTTATTGACCGCCGCCTCCGATGAGCGATCGGAAAACGGCCCCGTCTCGGCGGTTGGCTGGAGGGTCCGCTTCGGCCCGTGTGGTTGAATCCCGCGCCGTCGCGCAGGCCTGCGGGGTCAATCGCGCCGCAAGCAAAAGCGCGGCTTCCCCATGCCCAACGCCTCCGGGTCGGCGGATGGAGCAATTGCGGGCTGAAAGACACCCAAGAAACACTTCCGCGGCGTACGCCGGGTTCCATGCTTCCCTTTCGGCCCCCGGTTGTGCAACGGCTTATCGATGTCCGAGCCTTGGCCATCCAACCGTTCCATCGGCGTGATCAACGAAAGCGCAAAGCCGCCAAGCAAAACCGTTGCCCTTAAGGTTTCAACGACGGCGTTTCTGCCGTATACTGTGCAAGATAGGCGACGGTAAGAACGGCACCGGGTGCTTTTGTTCTGACATGTTATTGACGTAGAAGGACCATCACTCGATCGACGCTGATGCGGGAAGCCTGCGATGAAAACGATCGAACGCCCGATGACCCTCGAAGAGTTCGACGCGCTGCCGGAAAGCAATCGGCCCGCCCAGTTGATTGAGGGACACTTGGTCGCGGCGCCGGCACCGGACCGTTTTCACCAACGCCTTTCAGGGGCGATCTATGTGGCGGTCTACCTCCACCTGGAGGCTCATCCCGATCGAGGTGAGGTGTACCAAGCACCCTTCGAGGTCCAGTTCCCGGGCGTCAACGTCTACCAGCCCGACGTGATGTTTTTCACCCGAGCGCACCTGGGCCGGCTTACCGATAAGCGCGCGGTGGGCGCTCCGGATCTCGTCGTCGAGATCCTTTCGCCCTCCACTGCACGGTATGACACCGGCAAAAAGCGCGAAGTTTACGCGCGTTTTGGCGTCGCCGAGCTTTGGATTGTGGATCCCCCGCGTCGTAGCGTCAGTGTGTACGGGTTGGGTCAGGATCCCGACCAACCGCTGCGGGTGCTCAAACACAGCGACGTATTAAGGACCGCCCTGTTGCCCGGCTTTGAATTACCACTGAGCCGCGTGTTTGGCCGCGAGCATTGATGCCGAGGGACTCCCGTTGCCGGCCCGGGCAACTGGCATTTTGGTTCCCTTACTTTTGCGCTTCGAAGAGCGCAGCTCTTCCCGAACGCAAAAGTTCGTTACCGTCGCCCCCGAACCGGAGCTCTAGCGCCAAGGGAGGCAACGGAATAAATCGCGAGCCCTCAAGCGGTTTTATGCCGGATGCCGAGCTTGCGCGAGCGAGGGAGGGGGCAACCGATGCTCCCCCACCCCACCGTGGGCCCGGTCCGCAGGACGATTCGACGCGCCCCGACCAACCGCCGACTCGGGAGGCGGAACACCCGTCCCCGGGACTTTGGACTTGCCACGCCGGCGGACCTTTTTCCCAAACCCACTGGTGCCCATGGCGTCGACCCTTGCCTTCGAGTTTGCGGAGGAGGGTTTGCTGGTGCTGCACCATCGTTTCCAGCGATTCCATTTGGCACCCTTTTTCGGAAAACAAAGCGATTTGAAGCCGCCGGGCAAAGCGGCGCCGGCGTTCGGTTCAAGGGGGGATGCTGCGTCAAGCCCGCCGCCGATGACGGCCCAAGCTCCGGGCCCGCCGGTGCGGATCCGGCCACTTCAGCGCGATCTGCCCGATGCTCGAGTTGGTCGGAGCCCCGCGCGGCTCGACGGCCTGAACCGTCGCCCAACCGTGAAAGCGGTGGGCGGGGTCGGCCGTGAGAGCAGGAAGCGGCGGTAAGCAATCGTAGCGCCCCCGCAAAAAGCGCCGGCGGGGCACGCCGCCCTTCTACCGGACCCGTTCGCCGGCCAGGTAAGTGAGGCGTTGCTCTAACCAGGCGTCGCGTCTTCCGTCCGAGAGTAGCGCGGCTGGAGGTCGTCTCTCGACCTTTTAAGGGCAGTCCGACGCCAGAGGTTTCGCCGTGCGCTCCATCGCTTGAGGTCCTCAGCTCGGACCAGAATGCCGAAACCTACAGGTAACTCAACCACCCCCAGTCGGGATGGGCGCCCTTGAACGCCAGGTACCACCGGCAGGGGAAGTAAAGCAGCCCTAAAGCAAGCCACCACATCAGATAAATGAAGGGCAGGCCGTGGCCGTACCCGGCCGGAGGATCTTAGGTCATAAAGCGCCCCTGCCAGAGCCAAGCGACGGGTTGATGGAAAAGCCAGCCCACCACGATGGCCAAGCCGTGGATCACAAAGAGGTGCAGAACGTAGTAAACAGGGGCACGCGCCCGAACACCAGCAGCATCCGCCCGAAGCCGCGCTGCGCCGGCGCGCCCTCCAGCCACGCCAGGAGGATCAGGGCGGGACCAAGGGTCATCAGCAGGTAATCCAGCGACGGCGGGTATTTCAGGGCGTCAAAAAAGGCGATGACGGTCCGCGTCAGGCGGGGCTGGACTTGCCAGGGCCCTGCCGTGGACGGCACGGGGAAAGACATGCCGGCGTCGCCATTGCCGTAACCGTTGAGCGCGCGCAGCACAAAGAAAGCCAGCGTGAGCGCCACCCCCAGCCCGAGCGTCCATTGGCGGCGGTCCGGCCGCACGAGTAGCGCCCCCAGGGCGTAGCCCGCCGCCATGACCCCGACCCAGGGCACTAACGGGTAGAGGACGACGAAGCCCACGTGCGGCGTGATCCAGACCGCGCCGGGCCGATGGAGGACGGTCCAGAGGCCGGCGAGGTTTCCCAGCGCG
This genomic stretch from Verrucomicrobiota bacterium harbors:
- a CDS encoding Uma2 family endonuclease, which codes for MKTIERPMTLEEFDALPESNRPAQLIEGHLVAAPAPDRFHQRLSGAIYVAVYLHLEAHPDRGEVYQAPFEVQFPGVNVYQPDVMFFTRAHLGRLTDKRAVGAPDLVVEILSPSTARYDTGKKREVYARFGVAELWIVDPPRRSVSVYGLGQDPDQPLRVLKHSDVLRTALLPGFELPLSRVFGREH